From the genome of Malus sylvestris chromosome 13, drMalSylv7.2, whole genome shotgun sequence:
CGGCCATGATAATTActtgtcattatacaaatgataAGATATATgcattaaaaaatttataatttaaaaaataaaatttatcattATTTACCTAAAAACACGTAACGTACACCTGTGTTCCTTcgtaataaaaaatttctcttaaGAAAACCCCCCAACTCCTTAACCCGACCAGAGAGGAACCCAACCAACCCAGATCctaaaacacaaaaacacactctctctctctcatacacTTCGAGGGTTCGAGTAACGTTTGAACCCATAAAACCTATCCCTCGTCTGCGAATCCCTCCCCTTCTCTCATTATGAGAGGCTTAATCTCAAAGGCGAAGCTCCTGGCAAGTAGCAGGCCATGGTGCCCATCTCTGCGCAGCTACAGCTTGATCCCCATGGTCATTGAGCACTCCTCCCGAGGGGAACGCGCGTACGACATCTTCTCCCGCCTCCTCAAGGAGCGGATCATTTGCATCAACGGACCCATCGACGACGACACTTCCCACGTCGTCGTCGCGCAGCTTCTCTACTTGGAATCCGAGAACCCGTCGAAGCCCATCCACATGTACCTTAATTCCCCCGGTGGTCACGTCACTGCAGGTCCTTTTGTTATTTCCCATTTTTATTTCTGTTTAATTTTTATAGGTTGTGTGAAATTCTCGTGCTTTAATTTACATATTGTTTTGGTTTGCGATTTGCCGATTGCAATTTTGAGATGTCAGAAATGAGATAGTCGATTTTGTTTTATAGATTTTAACCCGATTTCGACTTTCATTTCACCACCTGGTTtacttatttgtgtttttggttgtttgtttgttgttaTATTAACAGTAGAATGAGTTTATATTCGCAGTATCTGTTTCTCGAAAATGAATTTTGATAATCGATGAGGTTATTTATAAGCTCGAAATCTGTAGCCCAATGTTTATCTTTGTTGAATATATGTGGACAGTGAATTTATTCTAACGGTTAGAATTCCTTTGTCCCACGTTGGCCAGAAGGCTTGGGAACAAaccatttatatagaattacccactctaactaatacagaggccttttgtattaaaaccccacaccggattgagcaggtggccaagtagggacaatatcggtgttgttggagtgggcccatGGCCCGTCTACTTGAAATTTAAGACTAACTCGTACCCGTGAAATCTGTAATCTTTTCTTTGTGGGTAATGTTCaagttggacaaaattaggGATTTGTCATCCATTTCTTCATTGAAAATGCCTTCAATATAGTGAATAGTCCCACCCAACCCGATTCTCTCATCAAATGAGGCCTTAAGAAAACTAATGGATATGTGGATTTGTTGGTTCAGAGGATTTTGTGAATAGTTTGGTTTGTGTAACCTGCGTCATAAGCGCATTATCAGTGAGAAGTATGGGATTTTCTTATGACTTAAAAATCTACTAAATCTTAAGTTGTCGAGTGGAATTTGATTCTACAAACCCGTCACGAAGTAGAACGGTTAGAGAAGTCATTGACATGCATAACCATGAAATCATGATATTGGTAGCATTTTGGAACCGGAATTAATAGTGGTGATGGATCTCCATTCAAGTAAAACAGAACTTTTAATTACCATTGTATGATCATGTATACAATATACCACCAATGCTGAGGCACTTACTTAGTAGTTGTACTCTTTGACATGGGTCCTTTTCACCATAATATTGCTTACAGTTTGAACTCTACCTTGGTTTATGTTAACTATAGTTGAATCCTAAATGTTGTTAATTGTTAAGTATCGGTTTAAACAAACGGAAAACAACTGCTAGCCATAAGTTATGCAGTAAGTTTTGGAGTATGGAAATTAGTGGTCCACGGACTTGAATAGATTGTAGAGCATTAATAAGCTAATCCAAGGAAGTAAGAAAAATAGAGGCAGAGGGTGATCATGCTTTATAGATGATTTCCTGGTGGTGTGTGGGAATATCAGTACTGGATGTTTAAGGAAAATACTGTCTGTGTTTTGGAAGGTAGCTGTAGAGTTGTGTGGCAGCCAAACATCTTGTGTCTGCATAAATTACGATAATATTATGAAGAAAAACTAGGTATCACAACCATGAATAGAGTTGTGCCACGCACTTTTTGACTTTGTTGAACCATCTCAATACTTCATTTGCTTGAAAGTGCGCAATTTTCTGCTTCATTAGACTGTTGGCAAAACTGAAGACTAAGTGCATAACTACAACAGACTGTCTATATACTCCTGGCTTTGGAGCTGAGACTTACGCGCAGCATATTGGTAATACTGATCTGGTAGATAGAAATGGAAGTGGAAAGCCAACATGGCTATGGCCAAACTTGATTATGATGTTCCAAATCGTACTGCATGAAATTACGGTTAACATTTAATTTGTTGTGATCACTTGCTTTCATCAAACCTCATTCTTTATGTTTTCTAATTCGGGTCAAGAAGTCAACTAAGTGTAAGCCTTGTACCAGCTAGTTGGGGTAAAACAACATAAATCTTTATTGAACATTTGGTCTTACTGTAAACAGTTTCTATTAGATATGTCAATTCAAAAAGTTGATACTACAACCCTTACTACAATGTTATTTCATTTGGGAGAAACGTTAGTACAATGCTTGTGTTTCCCCCCTTGTGGTATGTTTTAATTCCTTAATTTGCTGATACTTCTGATGTGATTTTTAAACAGTATAGCTATGttttttactataaataaagaaacgAGACTTGGCAGAAAACAATATCAATGAATAGAGGAATAGACGAGACTCAATGCATGATTTGGTTAAAATTCACCAGCATTGTTACATGGTGATGATTGTATTAGTGCATACAGGTCTTGCAATTTATGATACAATGCAGTACATTCGGTCACCAATCAGTACCATTTGTTTGGGCCAAGCTGCATCAATGGCTTCTCTTCTCTTAGCTGCGGGCGCCAAGGGTGAGAGGCGTTCTCTCCCAAATGCTACAGTTATGATTCATCAGCCTTCAGGCGGGTACAGCGGACAGGCCAAAGATATGACAATTCACACGAAGCAGATTGTTCGTGTCTGGGATTCCCTTAATGCGTTGTACTCAAAGCATACGGGGCAACCAGTAGATATAATTGAGAAGAATATGGACAGGGATCATTTTATGACCCCAGAAGAGGCAAAGGCATTCGGAATCATTGATGAGGTGATTGATGAAAGACCGATGGCTCTGGTGACTGATGCTGTTGCCAATGATGGCAAAGAAAAGGATAAAAGTTCAAAGTAGGAGCAGACATCTAGGTCTCAGTCAGAAACCATCTCCCCTTTTTAGCTTGCTTTTTAACTTTCTCAGAATTATATTTCTCATGTTTCGGTCCGTCCCGGAAGTTAAAATGATTTGTTTCTCGCCTTGGCATTCATTTGGAATTCAGTATTTTCATCAAGAGCAGCATCACTATTAATCTTCAATTTTGGAGTGACGACAAAAAGAATGTCAGGGAGTGCAGGGTAAACGCTCTTAACCAATTTGAAGTTGCATACTTTCTCATTGTTGAGTCTTTCTTTATCTTTGGCTCCTATTTCCTATTTCCATTGAATAAAAGTGaaacaatatttacattttAGATTTATTGattaaatagaaagaaaaagacgGGAAGAGggaattaaaaaagaaatggaAAAGAATAAGGAGTCTCATCTtcctaaatttaaattttttaaggaATAAAAAAGGTTTAATGTGTTTTTGTCCCGAATACTAATATGTAAAAGAAAGTGAACccaagaataaaagaaaaatcggAAAAAAACCGATACCGATACGTCCCATTCCGATTCGGCAAAATTCCCATTGGTGCGCTCAACCCCGCAAAAAAGCTGAAAGCCCAAGCCCTCCTCCCTCTCGCAAAATTTACAATCTCTCACCCTTCGACCGCCTCAATTTCTCTCTACAATCTCTGTGTCTCTCACACACCAACACTCTCTCTCCTTCACTCCTTGGCTCGCTGGAATTGTGAATGCAGAGCCCAGCCGTCCGATGACCTAGTTCCTCCGGCGTCGGAGCATCCGCTGGCCGTCAACAACTGGCGACCAATCCAATTCCGAGCTCTGGGACTTTATAGGGTTTTCATAGCTGCTTGTGCGATTCGATTGCGACGATTCAATTAGggtttttccttttgctttctaAGATTGCGGCGTCCACGCCATGGCTCCGGGGCGTAGACGCGGAGCGAGCAAGGCCAAGGATAAGAACAAGTTGAGTCTCGGCGATCTTGTCCTTGCTAAGGTCAAGGGCTTCCCCTATTGGCCCGCCAAGGTCTGCTTTTTCATTCCCTTCCCTTTGTTTCGTTTACGGATTCTGCTTCTTCGTCTTCGGCTGTGCATTTGTTCGGTTTTTCATTTCTGTTTATGTTTGTGGTTGTGTTTTGGGCTTtagggtttatatatatatgcttttgaTTTGCTTGTTGATTAGTGTGCTCTACTTGGATTTGACTTCTCGTAGTATGTAATTATTAACAAATTTTCCTAAGCTTTCGGACTCTTGTAGTTACTGAATGGGACTGAACATTGTGAGGCTTCTCAGAAATCATGTATATCTTGCCTTTAACTTTGCAATATTAAAAGGAATTGGATTGAACGTATATTgttattgcttttttttttcttcgcgAATAAAATGTTATATTCATATGATGAATGTGTTGGTTTTTAAAATACACTATCATGCTTTTCGCAGTATAAGTATGAGCACGAAATTGATGGACTATGTTTAAAGTTGATAAGAGTAACTCAGTCAGATTTTAGTCTATGCGACAATCTGTTGGTGTTTGAGGTAACTCTTGTGGGTTTGAATTTTCAGATTAGCAGGCCTGAAGATTGGAAGAAGGTCCCTGATCCAAAGAAATATTTTGTCCAATTTTTTGGAACGGAAGAGATGTAAGTATATACCATTTGATAATTTCAGATTTGTTCATGTATATTGGATAAAGTTTGTTTGTGAAATGTGTTACGTGTACATTGAAATACCTCTTGTGCATGGAGTTTTCATAACAAGAAATAAGACACTAATATATTGACAACCTAGGGTGTAGATCACAGAAAGGTGAAATTGACAATTTTTTTGGAACGGAAGAGATGTAAGTATATCTCATTTGTTAGTTTTGTATTAGTTTATGCAAGTGAATACAGTCTGCTGTCACATGTACGTTTAACCACCTGTTATTACCCGGGCttttatgatttaaaaaaacACTAATATATAAACAGCCTACAGTGTACATACCGCAAGGTGAAAAGGACAACTTAGTCTACCAATTGCATTTGCTGATTCATCGCTATCTAAGGCAAAATGTACTTCAAGATGCCATATGGAAACATTAAATGTATTGACCTTGGCATGTGCAGTTTGTTATATTTCCTCTCCTCCTTTTTGTGTTTCAAAGGAAAACTAGAACTCACTGAAAAGTTCAGTTATTGATTGTTAAATCTATTATTGCTTAAGGATTGTCTTGTGACTT
Proteins encoded in this window:
- the LOC126595949 gene encoding ATP-dependent Clp protease proteolytic subunit 2, mitochondrial-like, which gives rise to MRGLISKAKLLASSRPWCPSLRSYSLIPMVIEHSSRGERAYDIFSRLLKERIICINGPIDDDTSHVVVAQLLYLESENPSKPIHMYLNSPGGHVTAGLAIYDTMQYIRSPISTICLGQAASMASLLLAAGAKGERRSLPNATVMIHQPSGGYSGQAKDMTIHTKQIVRVWDSLNALYSKHTGQPVDIIEKNMDRDHFMTPEEAKAFGIIDEVIDERPMALVTDAVANDGKEKDKSSK